TCCTTGTGAAAGCTGAAGCCTCGCTGTCCATCGATAGTTATTTTGTAGTTTCCAGCCGTCAGATCCTCAGGCATCTGCAAAGGATCGAATGTTTTAGTTGTAAGCCTTAAAAACTAATATTGCTCACTCTTCATACATTGAAGTTGATCATTCGGTTCATATTACGTCGCACGTCAACCATCTTGGTAACGTTCAGAACGCTTAAACCATTATCAGTTTCGCCTTCCAGTTTTAACAGCAGGTCCACTTTGCTTAGCTGTGAGTTAAAGTTGCTGATCACCAGAGTGTATTCCTGGTTGGCCCGGATAAATTTCGGACCCACAACCAGTAGCCTAGAAAAAGTATATTTCGTTTCGTAGTGTACAAATTACTCTCAACTCAATCGATTGGCACAGCACTACCAGCACGTTTGTTCCTACCCATGAGCAGCACCTATGAAGATTATCACCGTTAATATTCGTGACCTTATGAACTGCCACATGGTTGGTTTGGACGTTGTGCGATTTCGCGTCTGCTTCGGATGCCGTCTACGATTGAACTGAATCACGGACAGTTTGCATCCCTATCGGTGAAGCTGTGCTGTTGTTATTGGGGATTCCCTGCCCTCTGATGTTACTGTAAACATAGCGACCTGCATGAACGCCGGGCGATAAGAATAAATCCCCTTGGTTTGTACAGGAATACCGATTCCAGTGGCTAATATTGCAGTGCGTTAATAGTATTtatgcttgcaaaattgcacatCCTGCTGGAGTTTACCTTAAACAAAagaaatttattatttgaattttgagTTAGGTTACCATTTAGCAGTATGGCATGAACTTGTTGCATACTAAGTTGTTTGGCTCATTGATAGATTGCTGTATTGCTTATTCACAcagagttttgttttatattgttATTTGCTCATTGTAAACTCTTATAGAAACATTAGTATTAGTAAAGTTAAATGATATTTCGAGcatggtaacttttctgaaattttgtatttttctgcCGAAGTATTTGTAAACGCGAAATTATAGAGTAATATGAAGAGATTAGAATAATCCTGTGATATGGCTCAAAACaatgattttaaaacaatGCTTATTAAGTCATTTGCATTTTACTGGGTGAAATATTTACCTGTGGTAAGCCGTAATGTGTGAAGACGTCATGTTTAGTTCTCTCTTAGTTCTCTAAAAACGAACAGTACGAAAAGTgtccatgttgtacgcatggaaacggacgacccagcccgtaaagtctttttagaccgtccacaaggacagaggaggcgtggtaggcccaaattgaggtggcaaaatggcgtggaggcgtccgccattaaggccgggataacggactggcagacgaaggcgcgagaccgcgagcggtttcggacactcctggggcaggccaagaccgcaaagcggttttagcgccggataagtaagtaacgAAAAGTTAATTGATCCATCAACGCATTAAGTGAAAAGGCCTCAAAGTGTACATTTATAGAAACAATCCAACAAATGGGGTATTTGATCCGCTTAACCATTTGGCAAGGCCTAATATACATGAAATGGACCACGCAATTAATCAATGGAGAACGGAGACGTACGTGGTTAACAAATAGAATGCAGCAAATACCTTAACCATtgatttgtaaataaaaaaagaaaatgaactagttcgaCGTGGACCTAGGACAACTTTCGAGACACAAGAAGCCAAGCTTTGTGATCGTCATCAACCTGACATGTTGCGCATTGTTAAACAGTATTCGTGCAAAGTGACCTTTAacgtgttatttattttaactctTGACTGACCATGACAAAAACGATGACTGAAACGAGACTGTTTGTGACCTTGTTTCGCTTCAAGAAGGCCGTGGTCCGCGGAATTCtaatcaataaataacaaaaaaaatcaaataattatctggaaaaaaatgctttaattGTTTTTCAGATTTGTTTCATGTTCATCAAATCACTATCTTACAACTCACAATTATTTATGCTGTGTTTGGGTTTTTATATTATAAAGTACTTTCTGCTTATACTCCAAGCCTGCAAGATTTAGTTAAATTAAAGAAACACTAAATCGTCTCGAAATTCTGCATACCAAACCATCTTATACGATTTGATTCCAATTATTATACACAAAGGTGAAAACGCGAAACGTATAAAACATTGATAACAGTTGATCACTTCGCTACGGACCCATGTTACTCTGGCATGGTCGACCTTATTTGCAAGATAGCTCAACCAAATACGATTCCCGCTAGAGTAAGGGAACACGGGGCAAAATGAGCACGTGGGACAAAATGGACCTACTTtgatatcttcttcttcttcttcttctttggcacaacaaccgttgtcgcaAAGATTGTCGTTGTGTCTGTGCCACTACTTTGctcggctttcagtgacttactgaTTACACATAGTAGAATAGTCTGTcttacgtatgggggcacggtctattcgattcttgaacccatgatgggcatgttgttaagtcgtacgagatgACGACTGTATCGCGAGACCGGTTACTACTTACTTTAATATGCATCATAGTAATCGTCAGTGCTTCTAAAGTCTGTATGTTAAAGGATTTAAAGTGACTTATGGACACTTTCGTTTCTGGAGTACTTCCACAATAGCTTCTGCACATCATAAAGAACTAACAAATTCAGCCAAGCTTAACACTTTTAGCGCTGGCATTCCGCGTTGGCTTTGTGCGGAGAACACAATACAAGGTAACCCAATGAAACATTTTGGACCTTAGCTTGAACAAAAACTGGGCTGTCTTCCTTCATGTTCTATACCTCACCTGCTTGCACTCATTCGCGAGCGTTGAAATATACTCTCCTGATTTCATGTTCTCGCGAATTGCCTACTGCTGTAAGAATGTGAATGTTAATGTGAATGTGCATCGTTTTTCTCTGTGCTTCCTCTTCTCCCCCCTCGTTCGTACCCCCTTCTCCAATCGATTCGATGCGCGATTTATGATTCGTCCGCGCAGtaacatttgtaaggttccgTGACAATAAGATACTGTACAAATAATATACGCATTTTTTCGTTTAGCATCCGTGGTCCACACGGAACGTCGATACCCCAAACACCACCGGCAAATATCAAATTTTTGATATTGGCGGTGACTGGTGAATGTGTCCACCCCTCTCCAcatcaatttaattcaaatgtcaaattctTGATATTGGCGGTGACTGGTGAATGTGTCCACCCCTCTCCCCATCAAATTAATTCACTTTGCTATGTCTCCTCCCCTTTCCCCTTCACCTAGAGCTCATACAAATGAAATTCGAGGGAGGAGCAGTAGCTTATCGCTCTCTCTCAAAAAATAAGTCCAAAATTGGCTGTCTTTGGGTACAGTACCGGACAAAAAGATAGGGTTTTTATTTCGACGCACCATGCACCCTTTGGTACAGGTTATTGTGTggtttgtatttgtgtgtgtgtgtgtgtgtgtgtgtgtgtgtgtgtgtgtgtgtgtgttgtggtgtgtgtgtgtgtgtgtgtgtgtgtgtgtgtgtgtgtgtgtgtgtgtgtgtgtgtgtgtgtgtgtgtgtgtgtgtgtgtgtgtgtgtgtgtgtgtgtgtgtgtgtgtgtgtgtgtgtgtgtgtgtgtgtgtgtgtgtgtgtgtgtgtgtgtgtgtgtgtgtgtgtgtgtgtgtgtgtgtgtgtgtgggtgtgggtgtgtgtgggtgtgtgtgggtgtgtgtgtgtgtgtcaatctCTCTTTCTTGATCTTTCTTGCGAGCGCACGTAATGTTCCGTTTTAATTGTTAATATATAGAGGGTCTCCGACATACAAGGTTAATGCGGATCCGCGTTAGTCAAAGAATCACGGATTTCCGCCAAAATATTACttattttcgtataattttgctttACATGAAGAGTTTtagctaataataataatgattcttcttcttctttggcacaacaaccattgtcggtcaaggcctgcctgtacccactaatgaagtgagcttggctttcagtgacttaatgttaccatagcaggatagtcagtcctacgtatgggggcacggtctattcgggacttgaacccatgacgggcatgctgttacgtcgtacgagttgacgactgtaccaccagaccagcTCAGATGATTCTTACTggatgaaaacattttaaacgGTCTTAAGAATTAGTTTATCCAgaagagaatttattttgcatttaacAATTGATATGTCATATAAGtacaatttatttgctcaaagaactgtcaagtTTATCAAAACCGCGTATAAGAGGGATCGggtatctcggggactacctgtattgaaattttaatagTGATAATTGTGTTCTCGTCATTACCACCATCCGAACATTAAATTTCTGTAACCTTGTAAAATTATAACTCATAGATAAACAGTAGAGGCATATAGTATTGTAAAAATTATTGTGTCAAGTGACAAGTTGCAGAAAGTATTCACTTAACTGCTTAGCATGCCCATATTGTTTTACATTTCCATACTCAACATGCAAAGGTATTCATACGAAAAGATTGAGTGGTAAAGCTGGCGTTACAATTTAATAGCAACCAGGGGTCTCCATTGGTTTCAGTCCgagggccgcattgcttcgcAATAATGATTAATTTATGAGGGCCATTCTGACGTTTACTTGAGCTACAGGGAGAAAGTTTAAATCTCGCTTTGataacaaagaaaagaaaatagtttttatttagttttacaTTCAGAAAACGGTTAGTTCAGGCCAACCAAGGTCATATTTTTTGGCCGCAAAGATGCGGTGCGATGATGCCAGAGTGAATGCCGTATGTCTCTTGGAAAATAAGTTCTCAACATctttcaaacattttattatgaaacaaaagaaagctCACTACAAGCTTATTTAACTGTAATCGTGTTCTTTTTATGTACTGTTGCTGGAACGGCATAAGTTCGTACTAAACAAACCTATCTCAGTCGAGGTAGCTCTGGATATCTGCACCGTCATGAGGCACCTGATAAAATTTGATGGCTCTAAAGTCTGCAAAATCAAGGGTACATACATTGAATAGAAGCCAAAGTGTACAGTATTAATCATTTTACATACTTTCATTGTACGTATCGTGTACCATCACGTACGCCTGGCGGTGAAATGCTACCCTAAACAGTCGGTTAGCAGTCACGGAGAAGCAGTTCTCCTCCGGCCCAAGTGTCTCGTAGTATATCACCAACGTGGTTTGGCCATATCGTAACTCTACATTCTAACAGGACAATGGTGTCATTAGAAAtggcgtttttttcttctaccgaCTACAACCTACGCATCTTACCTTAAATGGGTTCCTTCTCGTCTCATCCACTAAGGACTTCCTACTGACGACATATCCGCTAGGAAAATTGAGCACCACCAGAGCCAAGTTTGAGCGTGTGTGCGTCAGCTCCGGGATGAAACTGGTGCAAACTTGCAGCTGTAGCGTATATGCCTCATTGCTAAACTGATCCACCAAACGCAAGCTAAACCCACGCTCTATATTTCTCACATCGATCCCGTACTGAAAAGCGACCGTAAACATCCCGAACCCCCTGCCATTTGCGCTGAAACGCACCTGTGTACTGTTGCCCAGCAGCTCATCGCGATATTCCTGGTCCGCCTCCGATGCTGCCACTTTGTACACCTTACGCGCTTTACCGTGCAGTACAATCGCGGTGTAATCGTTCTTCTGTGGTGCAATGGCCTCGGATAGCGCGGCGAGTGCCCTCATCCCCACAAACGTATCCTGGGTACGGGGAAAGCTTCCAGTGGCGGATTGTTGGTTTACTAACCAGTTCATTACCATGATACCATCCACGTACAGTTTGGCGTGCACCAAGCTCAGCAAAGCGTATGCGGTCGTTTCGATCGATGCGGTATCTCGCGGCCAGTACCTCGTCTCGTTGTCAGCGATTCCCAGTTCAATTAGCTTGTTCAGTGCGGAAGATTTCTGCCGATGATCAGCAAGCATTAAGGCATACGTTGCCAGTGAGAGATCGTATACATCCGCAATGCTTCCCAGTTGGTTTGCAACGTACTGAATGCCCTTTTCTATAATGCTCCGATGCTGTACGGAAGCTTTCGTGTTTTGCAGGAATGCAATCAACACAAACGACGTAAGGGCAATACCATTACGCGAACCACCCTGCAAGCTGTGGTACGTGATCGGTGGCTCTTCATCGAACCGGCCCGAGCTGTGCTGTTTCGCGGCAAGCCAATCGAACAGCCGATCGACCAATGTTAAATCCACCTCGGTAATGTGCTTGGACGCTGCTTCCAACGATGTTCCGACCAGCGCGGTTACGAACACGCTGCCTTTGGAGTCTCGCCAGTTGCCGAACGAACCGTCGCGCTGCCGGTACTTTAGCTCCAGCTGGTACCCGGTTCTCAGCAACCCAGTCGCCTTGTCGATCAGGTGCGTTGCGGTCGAGCTGACTGCTTTGAGGTAGTCGAGCACCACCAGCGGAGGGATGAAGTTGATCATGCTCGGTGCACCCGATGCACTGGGCACATCGAGCAGACTGTCCAGATTGTGAATGACCGGCGAGAGTAGGTTTGCTGGAACAAGAAACAGTGGGAACCTACATCACACACCGAATTTTGGATGTTGGAGCATGGCGATAGCTCTACTTACAGGATATGCGACACTCTATTTGTACTGTGCTGATATTCTTGGGAATGTCCAATGATATGTTTAACTCCTGCTTTCCGTATTCCTCCATACTGAAGAAACGTGTTTCAGTTTTCTCGAACATTATGTTTTCGGGCATCACTCGTATCACCTTCTCCATTGCGTCCGTTTCCTTGCCCGTCATAATGGAGGCCTTAATGCGAACCACCATCTCGccgagcttgcgagcctttaCACCAAATGAGATCGGTACGCCAACTTTTGGAGGAACGCTCACGAATTTGGTGTAGCTGAGATCTGGACATAAAATTAATGTTGAAGTGTTCAAGCCACTGTGATTGATATAAACCACTCTCACCCTTATCTGGACGTTCGAGGAACTCGGTCTGGTTGGCTACATTGTACAGCGTCACATCGGCTATATACTCCGCACCGAGGTTGTTGAACAGCGTAAACTGCAACACGGCCGCTTCGCCTCGCTTGATCGAATATGGCAAGCTGTCGACGATGTAGAACGGTTTAACTGTGATAAACTCGATCGGCTTCTTTATGATACCCAACCCGTATACGGGATCGATCGAGAAGCCCGTCAGATACCAGGAGGTGGTCGTATCCGGTAGAACTTCGTGCAGCGTGCGACTCCCTGTACGTCCAATAGACACATTTTGCCACAGCCACGATTCAAGGAAGTTTGTCCTATAGGCAACCAGCCTAGAAATTGACCGGGAAGCTGCGCTACCGAAGCGCTCGGTAGTGGTGGGGCTGGCTCCCATCCTGTTACCTCCCGAAATCTTTACAAACAGTCCCATACTCTTGAAGGGAAGATATTTTATGGCATGGAAAAAAGCGATACACGGATTATTTTATAtcggaacaaacaaaactgttgtatgggagaagaaaacaaaaccattacattaaacacatcaaactcATTCTGATCCGTTGCGTGAAAGGTGTCAAACACCTGCATTACATCTTCCCAGAATAGATCGTGCTGTTTGGAGTACGCCAGCAAACCCTTATCGTATGCGGCAAGGCCAACGTACGCACTGGGCCGTCCCTTCAGCAGTAGCTCTATTTCCTGTCCTGGCTTTAATTCCTTCTCATCAATGATTATGTCCAGCTGCTCAAAAATGGGACAAAGAACATGATAAGTTATCCGACAAGCGATACAATCTAcgatggaatgaaaaaaatgacgCTCCTTACATGATTGCTAAACCGCTTCAAATCGATCTCGAGCGAGTCCCAAACCACAACGTCCTGCGACACGGTGGCTACGAAAATGTGCGCTTTCGGTATCATCTTTTCCGATGCAGTGAGCTGAAACATGAACTTTGTCTGCCGGTTTGGTCGCATGAAGCCCGCGTCCACTATATTACCCTTGGATATCACGTAGTAGATGAAGAATGTCATCCGCTCATTGCACGTAACCATGAGGCGTATCAGTTTGCCAAGCTTTATGCTGAGGGACATTCAAGAAAGATGCGATGGGATGTCAAGAATCTTCTCAATGCTGGTTCCTTCTGCTTTGGTTACTTACGGTGATTTCAGTTCGAGCTTTAGAAAGACATTCGTAACTGCGTGGACCTTCTCTATTCGCTCGTTGTACGTGAGCTCACTATTATCTTCGGAAACCTGTTAAAGGTGCGAGCAAGTGAATGAAGGTTTATGTCGAAAGCCTCTTCTCTTTACTCACAGTTATATCGATTGTTTCGGTTAACTCTGTTGGACGCATCAGAAGCTTGATGGTACCATCGCGCCCGGTTGTATACGTCTGCTGATGATCTACATCTTCTCCTTCGACAttcacaaaaaagggaacgtGCCCTGCGGGTCTGCCATCGTGATAGCTTAGCCTTAGCGTACACTTGAAAGGAGTCCCCGGACGGAACTGTGGGCTCTCCTTTGTTAACTGTGCTCGATACGGATGCTTGTACACGGTGATTGCCTGTTCCTTCACCACAGTTCGATCTAGAGCAAAAAAGCTTGCATGTTAATTTCAACAATCATTCACATTTCTCTGCACATTTAACTTACTCGTGTGCTGCTCCGTAAAGGTAAGCTTCACTCGTACGTCCTGCTGATCTTCGTACAATTCCAGCAGCTCGTTGAATCTTAACTCCACCTGTCCCATTCCATACATAGTAAGCTCTTTCTTCTGATCTAGCGTATCGTCCACCAAGTACAGCTCAACTTTAGCCACTCCCTGCACGGGCTTACCAAAGTGATAATTCGCCACGATTGTCAGATTCAGAGTTTGATGCTCCACCAGTGGAATCACCGATGGCATGACTTGCACTTCGTAAGACGTCAACACGTACTCTTTCACCTCAAACGTCTTGAAAACAAGCTGCTCTTCTCCCACCTGCACCGTGATGTTCCACACTCCGAGCAATGGAGCAGGCGCTAGCTGCAGATCGTTCTCGAACACTCCAGCGTACAGCTTGGCTGCTGGCCACCCACGGATCTTATTTTGATGAGGATCCTGAATCGTCACGTTTACCGAATTGATTCTCGCCGGAGGCTTCAGCTCCGTATCGAGCACGATCGCACGAAACTTCACCAAATCACCCGGCCTAAAGACGGGCTTGTCGATCTGTATCAGCCCCGATATCGATTTACTACGATGCACAAGATGCTCTTCCTCGTGAAAGCTGAAGCCTCGCTGTCCAACCATAGTCAGCTTTATATCAACCGGTGGGGCAATGTTCGGAATCTGGAAAAAGATACACCAGCGTTCGTTGGAAATAACACTCTCAATTATAGTACACCAAACACCCAAACCTTACATCAAAGCTCACGATACGGCTCATAAACCGCCGCACATCGACCGGCTTTCGGATGGCAAAGACGCTGGTTTGATTCTTGCTGAACCCTTCCATATGCAGCATCAAGTTAACTTTGCTCGATCCCGAGTT
This genomic interval from Anopheles merus strain MAF chromosome 3L, AmerM5.1, whole genome shotgun sequence contains the following:
- the LOC121600136 gene encoding CD109 antigen-like; amino-acid sequence: MRHPLVSMPWYVRMLVVICLLGSSWGVLVVGPKFLRSNQEYALVISNFNSGSSKVNLMLHMEGFSKNQTSVFAIRKPVDVRRFMSRIVSFDIPNIAPPVDIKLTMVGQRGFSFHEEEHLVHRSKSISGLIQIDKPVFRPGDLVKFRAIVLDTELKPPARINSVNVTIQDPHQNKIRGWPAAKLYAGVFENDLQLAPAPLLGVWNITVQVGEEQLVFKTFEVKEYVLTSYEVQVMPSVIPLVEHQTLNLTIVANYHFGKPVQGVAKVELYLVDDTLDQKKELTMYGMGQVELRFNELLELYEDQQDVRVKLTFTEQHTNRTVVKEQAITVYKHPYRAQLTKESPQFRPGTPFKCTLRLSYHDGRPAGHVPFFVNVEGEDVDHQQTYTTGRDGTIKLLMRPTELTETIDITVSEDNSELTYNERIEKVHAVTNVFLKLELKSPIKLGKLIRLMVTCNERMTFFIYYVISKGNIVDAGFMRPNRQTKFMFQLTASEKMIPKAHIFVATVSQDVVVWDSLEIDLKRFSNHLDIIIDEKELKPGQEIELLLKGRPSAYVGLAAYDKGLLAYSKQHDLFWEDVMQVFDTFHATDQNEFDVFNSMGLFVKISGGNRMGASPTTTERFGSAASRSISRLVAYRTNFLESWLWQNVSIGRTGSRTLHEVLPDTTTSWYLTGFSIDPVYGLGIIKKPIEFITVKPFYIVDSLPYSIKRGEAAVLQFTLFNNLGAEYIADVTLYNVANQTEFLERPDKDLSYTKFVSVPPKVGVPISFGVKARKLGEMVVRIKASIMTGKETDAMEKVIRVMPENIMFEKTETRFFSMEEYGKQELNISLDIPKNISTVQIECRISSNLLSPVIHNLDSLLDVPSASGAPSMINFIPPLVVLDYLKAVSSTATHLIDKATGLLRTGYQLELKYRQRDGSFGNWRDSKGSVFVTALVGTSLEAASKHITEVDLTLVDRLFDWLAAKQHSSGRFDEEPPITYHSLQGGSRNGIALTSFVLIAFLQNTKASVQHRSIIEKGIQYVANQLGSIADVYDLSLATYALMLADHRQKSSALNKLIELGIADNETRYWPRDTASIETTAYALLSLVHAKLYVDGIMVMNWLVNQQSATGSFPRTQDTFVGMRALAALSEAIAPQKNDYTAIVLHGKARKVYKVAASEADQEYRDELLGNSTQVRFSANGRGFGMFTVAFQYGIDVRNIERGFSLRLVDQFSNEAYTLQLQVCTSFIPELTHTRSNLALVVLNFPSGYVVSRKSLVDETRRNPFKNVELRYGQTTLVIYYETLGPEENCFSVTANRLFRVAFHRQAYVMVHDTYNENFRAIKFYQVPHDGADIQSYLD